The Streptococcus mitis genome has a segment encoding these proteins:
- the cbpD gene encoding choline binding-anchored murein hydrolase CbpD yields the protein MKVLPFKVTETRFSFRKSVKKVVPFLVVGLMLAAGDSVYAYSGGNRSIARGDDYPAYYKNGSQEIDKWRMYSRQCTSFAAFRLSNVNGFEIPAAYGNANEWGYRARREGYRVDNTPAIGSIAWSTAGTYGHVAWVSNVIGDEIEIEEYNYGIRESYNKRVVKANTMTGFIHFKDLAGGSAGNSQTSVSTGGTHSFKAKAAIKNQPLVSATTIDYYYAGDNVHYDQVLEKDGYKWLSYTAYNGSRRYVQLEAVNTNPLDSHVLNDSRISSTGGTHFFKAKSAIKTQPLASSTTIDYYYSGENVHYDQILEKDGYKWLSYTAYNGSRRYVQLEEVSHSDVHQPGNISNNNTDSSLAINWKKVNGSWYHFKSNGSKSTGWLKDGSNWYYLKSSGEMQTGWLQEKGFWYYLDDSGAMKTGWYQVSGKWYYSYSSGELAVNTIVDGYTVNHNGEWV from the coding sequence ATGAAAGTTTTACCATTCAAAGTAACAGAGACAAGGTTTTCTTTTAGAAAATCAGTTAAAAAGGTTGTTCCTTTTTTAGTAGTAGGATTGATGCTAGCAGCGGGTGATAGTGTATATGCCTATTCCGGAGGAAATAGATCAATTGCACGTGGGGATGATTATCCTGCTTATTATAAAAATGGGAGCCAGGAGATTGATAAGTGGCGGATGTATTCTCGTCAGTGTACTTCCTTTGCAGCCTTTCGTTTGAGTAATGTCAATGGTTTTGAGATTCCGGCAGCTTATGGAAATGCGAATGAATGGGGCTATCGTGCTCGTCGTGAAGGATATCGTGTAGACAATACACCAGCTATTGGCTCTATTGCTTGGTCTACTGCAGGAACTTATGGTCATGTTGCTTGGGTGTCAAATGTAATAGGAGATGAGATTGAGATTGAAGAATACAACTATGGAATAAGGGAATCTTACAATAAGCGTGTCGTGAAAGCCAATACCATGACTGGCTTTATTCATTTTAAAGATTTAGCTGGAGGCAGTGCAGGGAATAGTCAAACTTCAGTTTCCACAGGAGGAACACATTCTTTCAAGGCTAAGGCTGCTATCAAAAATCAGCCTCTAGTTAGCGCTACTACGATTGATTACTATTATGCTGGAGATAATGTTCATTATGATCAAGTTCTTGAAAAAGACGGATACAAGTGGTTGAGTTATACGGCTTATAATGGAAGCCGTCGTTATGTACAATTGGAGGCTGTGAATACAAATCCTCTTGATTCTCACGTTCTAAATGATTCTCGTATCTCTTCCACAGGAGGAACACATTTTTTTAAGGCTAAATCTGCTATCAAGACTCAGCCCCTAGCTAGCTCAACTACAATTGATTATTATTACTCTGGAGAGAACGTTCATTATGATCAGATTCTCGAAAAAGATGGATACAAATGGTTGAGTTATACTGCTTATAACGGAAGTCGTCGCTATGTTCAGTTGGAAGAAGTTTCGCACTCGGATGTTCACCAACCAGGAAATATCTCTAACAACAATACGGATAGTAGTTTGGCTATAAATTGGAAGAAAGTGAATGGTAGTTGGTATCATTTTAAATCCAATGGTTCTAAATCAACGGGATGGCTAAAAGATGGTTCTAACTGGTATTATTTGAAATCGTCAGGCGAAATGCAGACAGGCTGGTTACAGGAGAAAGGATTTTGGTATTATCTAGATGACTCAGGGGCAATGAAAACGGGCTGGTATCAAGTCTCTGGTAAGTGGTATTATTCTTACTCTTCAGGTGAGCTAGCTGTTAATACTATAGTGGACGGTTATACTGTAAATCATAACGGTGAATGGGTTTAA
- a CDS encoding Veg family protein, with translation MSDAFTDVAKMKKIKEEIKAHEGQVVEMTLENGRKRQKNRLGKLIEVYPSLFIVEFGNVEGDKQANVFVESFTYSDILTEKNLIHYLD, from the coding sequence ATGTCAGATGCATTTACAGATGTAGCCAAGATGAAAAAAATCAAAGAAGAAATCAAGGCACATGAGGGACAAGTCGTAGAAATGACTTTGGAGAATGGTCGTAAACGCCAAAAAAATAGATTGGGTAAGTTAATTGAGGTTTATCCATCCCTATTTATCGTTGAATTTGGAAATGTTGAAGGAGATAAACAAGCTAATGTTTTCGTTGAATCCTTTACTTATTCAGATATCCTTACAGAAAAGAATTTGATTCATTATCTTGACTAA
- the dnaB gene encoding replicative DNA helicase — MAEVEELRVQPQDILAEQSVLGAIFIDESKLVFVREYIESRDFFKYAHRLIFQAMVDLSDRGDAIDATTVRTILDNQGDLQNIGGLSYLVEIVNSVPTSANAEYYAKIVAEKAMLRRLISKLTESVNQAYEASQPADEIIAQAEKGLIDVSENANRSGFKNIRDVLNVNFGNLEARSQQTTDITGIATGYRDLDHMTTGLHEEELIILAARPAVGKTAFALNIAQNIGTKLDKTVAIFSLEMGAESLVDRMLAAEGLVESHSIRTGQLTDEEWQKYTIAQGNLANASIYIDDTPGIRITEIRSRSRKLAQETGNLGLILIDYLQLITGTGRENRQQEVSEISRQLKILAKELKVPVIALSQLSRGVEQRQDKRPVLSDIRESGSIEQDADIVAFLYREDYYERGGEEEEGIPNNKVEVIIEKNRSGARGTVELIFQKEYNKFSSISKREA, encoded by the coding sequence ATGGCAGAAGTAGAAGAGTTACGAGTACAACCTCAAGATATCTTGGCTGAGCAATCTGTTTTAGGGGCTATCTTTATTGACGAGAGTAAGCTTGTTTTTGTGCGAGAATACATTGAGTCTCGGGACTTTTTTAAGTATGCCCATCGTTTGATTTTCCAAGCCATGGTTGACTTATCAGATCGTGGCGATGCTATAGATGCAACAACGGTTCGTACTATTCTTGATAATCAAGGGGATTTACAGAATATTGGTGGCTTGTCTTACCTGGTTGAGATTGTCAATTCTGTGCCAACTTCTGCTAATGCGGAGTATTATGCTAAGATTGTTGCAGAGAAGGCCATGCTACGTCGATTAATCTCCAAGTTGACAGAGTCTGTCAATCAAGCTTACGAGGCTTCGCAACCAGCTGATGAAATCATTGCTCAGGCAGAAAAAGGGCTGATTGATGTCAGTGAAAATGCAAATCGAAGTGGATTTAAGAATATTCGAGATGTGTTGAACGTCAACTTTGGAAATTTGGAAGCTCGCTCGCAACAAACGACCGATATTACTGGTATTGCGACAGGCTATCGTGATTTGGATCATATGACGACTGGACTTCATGAGGAGGAGTTGATTATTCTAGCAGCTCGTCCGGCGGTTGGTAAGACAGCTTTTGCCTTGAATATTGCTCAGAATATTGGGACTAAGTTGGACAAAACGGTTGCTATCTTTTCGCTCGAAATGGGTGCGGAAAGTCTAGTGGATCGTATGCTTGCGGCAGAAGGGTTGGTGGAGTCGCATTCTATCCGTACGGGTCAACTGACTGATGAAGAGTGGCAAAAGTATACCATTGCTCAGGGTAATCTAGCTAACGCCAGTATCTATATCGATGATACGCCAGGGATTCGGATCACGGAAATTCGCTCTCGCTCACGTAAACTGGCTCAAGAAACAGGCAATCTAGGCTTGATTTTGATCGACTACCTACAGCTTATCACAGGGACTGGTCGTGAGAACCGCCAACAAGAAGTTTCTGAAATTTCTCGTCAGTTGAAAATCCTAGCCAAGGAATTAAAAGTTCCAGTCATTGCTCTGAGTCAGTTATCTCGTGGAGTGGAACAGCGTCAGGATAAGAGACCAGTCTTGTCTGATATTCGTGAATCTGGGTCTATTGAGCAGGACGCTGATATCGTAGCCTTTCTTTATCGCGAAGATTACTATGAGCGTGGTGGTGAAGAAGAGGAAGGTATACCAAATAATAAGGTAGAAGTTATTATCGAGAAAAACCGTAGTGGAGCTCGTGGAACGGTGGAATTAATTTTCCAAAAAGAATACAATAAATTTTCAAGTATCTCAAAAAGGGAGGCATAA
- the rplI gene encoding 50S ribosomal protein L9: MKVIFLADVKGKGKKGEIKEVPTGYAQNFLIKKNLAKEATAQAVGELRGKQKSEEKAHAEMIAEAKAIKAQLEAEETVVEFVEKVGPDGRTFGSITNKKIAEELQKQFGIKIDKRHIQVQAPIRAVGLIDVPVKIYQDITSVINLRVKEG, encoded by the coding sequence ATGAAAGTAATCTTTTTAGCAGATGTTAAAGGAAAAGGAAAAAAAGGCGAAATTAAGGAAGTACCAACAGGGTATGCGCAAAACTTTCTTATCAAAAAGAATCTAGCCAAAGAAGCAACTGCTCAAGCGGTAGGTGAGCTTCGTGGTAAACAAAAATCTGAAGAAAAAGCTCATGCTGAGATGATTGCAGAAGCGAAAGCAATTAAAGCCCAACTTGAAGCAGAAGAAACTGTTGTAGAATTTGTTGAAAAAGTTGGTCCAGATGGTCGTACCTTTGGTTCCATTACCAATAAGAAAATTGCAGAAGAATTGCAAAAGCAATTTGGAATTAAGATTGATAAACGTCATATTCAAGTACAAGCTCCGATTCGAGCAGTTGGTTTGATTGATGTACCAGTGAAAATCTATCAAGATATCACAAGTGTGATCAATCTTCGTGTGAAAGAAGGGTAA
- a CDS encoding DHH family phosphoesterase → MKKFYVSPIFPLILGIVAFGVLSVQLVFVTNTLVTLFLLLLILGSYILLFIHQRDYYSKSEVEQIQYVNHQAEDSLTTLLEQMPVGVIKLDLSSGEVEWFNPYAELILTNEEGEVDIALIQTIIKASVGNPGSYATLGETRYSVHMDKASGVLYFFDVSGEYEATVELVTSRPVIGVVSVDNYDDLEDETSESDISHINSFVANFVSEFAGKHAMFSRRVSMDRFYLFTDYTVLEGLMNDKFSVIDAFREESKQRQLPLTLSMGFSYGDGNHDEIGKVALLNLNLAEVRGGDQVVVKENDETKNPVYFGGGSAASIKRTRTRTRAMMTAISDKIRSVDQVFVVGHKNLDMDALGSAVGMQLFASNVTQNSYAIYDEEQMSPDIERAVSFLEKEGVTKLLSVKDAMGMVTNRSLLILVDHSKTALTLSKEFYDLFTQTIVIDHHRRDQDFPDNAVITYIESGASSASELVTELIQFQNSKKNRLSRMQASVLMAGMMLDTKNFTSRVTSRTFDVASYLRTRGSDSIAIQEIAATDFEEYREVNELILQGRKLGSDVLIAEATDSKCYDTVVISKAADALLAMSGIEASFVLAKNTQGFISISARSRSKLNVQRIMEELGGGGHFNLAAAQIKDLTLSEAGEKLTEIVLNEIKEKEKEE, encoded by the coding sequence ATGAAAAAATTTTATGTAAGTCCTATTTTCCCCTTAATATTAGGAATAGTGGCGTTCGGAGTGCTATCTGTGCAACTTGTTTTTGTAACGAATACACTGGTAACGCTATTTCTTTTGCTACTTATTTTGGGTTCATATATTTTACTATTCATCCATCAGAGAGACTACTACTCAAAGAGTGAAGTAGAACAAATCCAGTATGTAAACCACCAAGCTGAAGATAGTTTGACAACCTTGTTAGAACAGATGCCTGTCGGAGTTATTAAACTAGACTTATCGTCAGGTGAAGTTGAATGGTTCAATCCTTACGCTGAATTGATTTTGACTAATGAAGAGGGAGAGGTTGATATAGCCTTAATTCAGACTATTATCAAGGCTTCTGTGGGGAATCCAGGTTCTTATGCCACCTTGGGTGAGACCCGCTATTCGGTTCATATGGACAAGGCATCTGGAGTTCTTTACTTTTTTGATGTGTCTGGAGAATACGAAGCGACTGTCGAGTTAGTAACGAGTCGGCCTGTGATTGGTGTCGTTTCTGTTGACAACTACGATGACTTAGAAGATGAAACATCGGAGTCTGATATCAGTCATATCAATAGTTTTGTAGCAAATTTTGTTTCAGAATTTGCTGGGAAGCATGCCATGTTCTCTCGTCGAGTGAGTATGGACCGTTTTTATTTATTTACGGACTACACGGTGCTTGAGGGATTGATGAATGATAAATTTTCTGTTATCGATGCTTTCAGAGAAGAGTCGAAACAGAGACAGTTGCCTTTGACCTTAAGTATGGGATTTTCTTATGGTGATGGAAATCATGATGAGATAGGGAAAGTTGCTTTGCTCAACTTGAACTTGGCTGAAGTACGTGGTGGCGACCAAGTGGTTGTCAAGGAAAACGATGAAACGAAAAATCCAGTTTATTTTGGTGGTGGATCTGCTGCCTCAATCAAACGTACACGGACTCGTACGCGTGCTATGATGACGGCTATTTCAGATAAGATTCGTAGTGTGGATCAGGTTTTTGTAGTTGGTCACAAAAATCTAGATATGGATGCTTTGGGTTCTGCTGTAGGTATGCAGTTGTTTGCCAGCAATGTGACTCAAAATAGCTATGCTATTTATGACGAAGAACAAATGTCGCCGGATATTGAACGAGCTGTTTCATTCTTAGAAAAAGAAGGAGTTACAAAGTTGTTGTCTGTTAAGGACGCAATGGGGATGGTGACCAATCGTTCTTTGTTGATTCTTGTTGACCATTCAAAGACAGCTTTAACTTTATCAAAAGAATTTTATGATTTGTTTACTCAAACCATCGTCATCGACCACCACAGAAGGGATCAGGATTTTCCAGATAATGCGGTTATTACTTATATCGAAAGTGGTGCAAGTAGTGCCAGTGAGTTGGTAACGGAATTGATTCAGTTCCAGAATTCTAAGAAAAATCGTTTGAGTCGTATGCAGGCCAGTGTTTTGATGGCTGGTATGATGTTGGATACTAAAAATTTCACCTCACGAGTGACTAGTCGGACATTTGATGTTGCTAGCTATCTCAGAACGAGAGGAAGTGATAGTATTGCTATCCAAGAAATCGCTGCGACAGATTTTGAAGAATATCGTGAGGTCAATGAACTGATTTTACAGGGGCGTAAATTAGGTTCAGATGTATTGATAGCAGAGGCTACGGACTCGAAATGCTATGATACAGTTGTTATTAGTAAGGCAGCAGATGCCCTATTAGCTATGTCAGGTATTGAAGCGAGTTTTGTTCTTGCGAAAAATACACAAGGCTTTATATCCATCTCAGCTCGGAGTCGTAGTAAGCTGAATGTACAACGGATTATGGAAGAGTTAGGCGGTGGAGGCCATTTCAATTTGGCAGCAGCTCAAATTAAAGATTTAACCTTGTCAGAAGCAGGTGAAAAACTGACAGAAATTGTATTAAATGAAATAAAGGAAAAGGAGAAAGAAGAATGA
- the hpf gene encoding ribosome hibernation-promoting factor, HPF/YfiA family: MIKYSIRGENLEVTEAIRDYVVSKLEKIEKYFQAEQELDARVNLKVYREKTAKVEVTIPLGSITLRAEDVSQDMYGSIDLVTDKIERQIRKNKTKIERKNKNKVATSQLFTDALVEDTNVVQSRVVRSKQIDLKPMDLEEAILQMDLLGHDFFIYVDVEDQTTNVIYRREDGEIGLLEVKES; this comes from the coding sequence ATGATTAAATATAGTATCCGTGGTGAAAACCTAGAAGTAACAGAAGCAATTCGTGATTATGTAGTTTCTAAACTCGAAAAGATCGAAAAGTATTTTCAAGCTGAACAAGAGTTGGATGCTCGAGTTAACTTGAAGGTGTATCGTGAAAAAACGGCTAAAGTGGAGGTAACGATTCCGCTTGGCTCAATTACTCTTCGTGCAGAAGATGTGTCTCAAGATATGTATGGTTCAATTGACCTTGTAACCGATAAAATTGAACGTCAGATTCGTAAAAATAAAACAAAAATCGAGCGTAAAAATAAAAACAAGGTAGCAACTAGTCAATTATTTACAGATGCTTTGGTGGAAGATACAAATGTTGTCCAATCTAGAGTTGTTCGTTCAAAACAAATTGATTTAAAACCAATGGATTTGGAAGAAGCTATTCTACAGATGGATTTGTTGGGACATGATTTCTTTATCTATGTAGATGTTGAAGATCAGACAACCAATGTGATTTATCGTCGTGAGGATGGCGAGATTGGCTTGTTAGAAGTTAAAGAATCTTAA
- a CDS encoding ComF family protein: MKCLLCGQTMKAVLTFSSLLLLRNGVSCLCLDCDSTFEKIGEEYCPNCMKTGLSTKCQDCQFWCQEGIEVSHRGIFTYNQAMKDFFSRYKFDGDFLLRKVFASFLSEELKKYKEYQFVVIPLSPERLLERGFNQVEGLVEAAGFSFQDLLEKREERASSSKNRSERLGTELPFFIKRGVTIPKKILLIDDIYTTGTTINRVKKLLEEAGTEDVKTFSLVR, encoded by the coding sequence ATGAAGTGTTTGTTATGTGGGCAGACTATGAAGGCTGTTTTAACTTTTAGTAGTCTCTTACTTCTGAGGAATGGTGTCTCCTGTCTTTGTTTAGATTGTGATTCTACTTTTGAGAAAATTGGAGAAGAGTACTGTCCAAACTGTATGAAAACAGGGTTGTCAACAAAGTGTCAAGATTGTCAATTTTGGTGTCAAGAAGGAATTGAGGTCAGTCATAGAGGGATTTTTACTTACAATCAAGCTATGAAGGATTTTTTCAGTCGGTATAAGTTTGATGGAGACTTCCTTTTAAGAAAAGTTTTTGCTTCATTTTTAAGTGAGGAGTTGAAAAAGTACAAAGAGTATCAATTTGTCGTAATTCCCCTAAGTCCTGAAAGATTACTTGAGAGGGGATTTAACCAGGTTGAAGGTTTAGTTGAAGCAGCAGGGTTCTCTTTTCAAGACTTACTAGAGAAGAGAGAAGAGCGGGCCAGTTCTTCTAAAAATCGTTCAGAACGCTTGGGGACAGAACTTCCTTTCTTTATTAAAAGGGGAGTCACTATTCCTAAAAAAATCCTACTTATAGATGACATTTACACTACTGGAACAACTATAAATCGTGTGAAGAAACTGTTGGAAGAGGCTGGTACTGAAGATGTAAAAACATTTTCCCTTGTAAGATGA
- a CDS encoding DEAD/DEAH box helicase — protein MKVNPNYLGRLFTENELTEEERQLAEKLPAMRKEKGKLFCQRCNSAILEEWYLPIGAYYCRECLIMKRVRSDQSLYYFPQEDFPKQDVLKWRGQLTPFQEKVSEGLIQAVDKQEPTLVHAVTGAGKTEMIYQVVAKVIDEGGAVCLASPRIDVCLELYKRLQQDFSCEIALLHGESDPYFRTPLVVATTHQLLKFYQAFDLLIVDEVDAFPYVDNPTLYYAVKNSVKENGLRIFLTATSTDELDRKVRIGELKRLSLPRRFHGNPLIIPKPVWLSDFNHFLEKNRLSPKLKSYIEKQRKTAYPLLIFASEIKKGEQIKEILQEQFPNEKIGFVSSVTEDRLEQVQAFRDGELTILISTTILERGVTFPCVDVFVVEANHRLFTKSSLIQIGGRVGRSMDKPTGDLLFFHDGLNASIKKAIMEIQQMNKEAGL, from the coding sequence ATGAAAGTAAATCCAAATTATCTCGGTCGTTTGTTTACTGAGAATGAATTAACAGAAGAGGAACGTCAGTTGGCGGAGAAACTTCCAGCTATGAGAAAGGAGAAGGGGAAATTGTTCTGCCAACGTTGTAATAGTGCTATTCTAGAAGAATGGTATTTACCCATAGGTGCTTACTATTGTCGGGAGTGCTTAATTATGAAGCGAGTTAGGAGTGATCAATCTTTATACTATTTCCCACAGGAGGATTTTCCGAAGCAAGATGTTCTTAAATGGCGTGGTCAATTAACCCCTTTTCAAGAGAAGGTGTCAGAGGGACTGATTCAAGCGGTAGACAAGCAAGAACCAACGTTAGTTCATGCGGTTACAGGAGCTGGAAAGACAGAAATGATTTATCAAGTAGTGGCCAAAGTGATTGATGAAGGTGGTGCAGTATGTTTGGCCAGTCCTCGCATAGATGTTTGTTTGGAGCTATACAAGCGCCTGCAACAGGATTTTTCTTGCGAGATAGCCCTCCTACATGGAGAATCAGATCCGTATTTTCGAACACCATTAGTTGTTGCGACGACCCATCAGTTATTGAAGTTTTATCAAGCTTTTGATTTGCTGATAGTGGATGAAGTAGATGCTTTTCCTTATGTTGACAATCCAACGCTTTACTACGCTGTCAAGAATAGTGTAAAGGAGAATGGCTTGAGAATTTTTTTAACAGCGACTTCGACCGATGAGTTAGATAGGAAGGTTCGCATAGGAGAACTAAAACGATTGAGCTTGCCAAGACGATTTCATGGAAATCCGTTGATTATTCCTAAACCTGTCTGGTTATCGGATTTTAATCACTTTTTAGAGAAAAATCGGTTGTCACCAAAGTTAAAGTCCTATATTGAGAAGCAGAGAAAGACAGCTTATCCGTTACTTATTTTTGCTTCAGAAATTAAGAAAGGGGAGCAGATAAAAGAAATTTTACAGGAGCAATTTCCAAATGAGAAAATTGGCTTTGTATCTTCTGTAACAGAAGATAGATTAGAGCAGGTACAAGCTTTTCGAGATGGAGAACTGACAATACTTATCAGTACGACAATATTGGAGCGTGGAGTTACCTTCCCTTGTGTGGATGTTTTCGTAGTAGAGGCCAATCATCGCCTGTTTACCAAGTCTAGCTTGATTCAGATTGGTGGACGAGTTGGGCGAAGCATGGATAAACCGACAGGAGATTTGCTTTTCTTCCATGATGGGTTAAATGCTTCAATCAAGAAGGCAATTATGGAAATTCAGCAGATGAACAAGGAGGCTGGCTTATGA
- a CDS encoding YigZ family protein, which produces MEFRTIKEDGQVQEEIKKSRFICHAKRVYSEEEARDFITAIKKEHYKATHNCSAFIIGERSEIKRTSDDGEPSGTAGVPMLGVLENHNLTNVCVVVTRYFGGIKLGAGGLIRAYAGSVALAVKKIGIIEIKEQAGIAIQMSYAQYQEYSNFLKEHDLMELETNFTDQVDTMIYVDKEEKDNIKASLVEFFNGKVTLTDQGLREVEVPVNLV; this is translated from the coding sequence ATGGAATTTAGAACAATTAAAGAGGACGGTCAAGTCCAAGAAGAAATTAAAAAATCACGCTTTATCTGTCATGCCAAGCGTGTTTATAGCGAAGAAGAGGCTCGGGACTTTATTACTGCCATCAAAAAAGAACACTACAAAGCTACGCATAACTGCTCAGCCTTTATCATTGGGGAACGTAGTGAAATTAAACGGACAAGTGATGATGGTGAACCCAGTGGTACTGCTGGCGTTCCCATGCTTGGGGTACTAGAAAATCACAATCTTACTAATGTCTGTGTAGTAGTGACACGCTACTTTGGAGGCATTAAGCTAGGCGCTGGAGGATTGATTCGTGCTTACGCCGGCAGTGTTGCCTTAGCTGTCAAGAAAATTGGCATCATTGAAATAAAGGAACAAGCTGGCATTGCTATTCAAATGTCTTATGCTCAGTACCAAGAGTACAGTAACTTCCTTAAGGAACATGATCTCATGGAACTTGAGACAAACTTTACAGATCAAGTCGATACGATGATTTATGTTGATAAAGAAGAAAAAGATAATATTAAAGCTTCACTTGTGGAATTTTTTAATGGAAAAGTTACTTTAACTGATCAAGGTTTACGTGAAGTTGAAGTTCCTGTAAACTTAGTGTAA
- a CDS encoding PH domain-containing protein encodes MAFGKFIQGLAGNFSEQNKETLIKEYGQYLLENEEIQSGYKLIRDSIIFTNIRIIFTDKQGATGRKMSIKSIFLMNIVNVEMETAGAGIDDSEITITYLENIFLKAHNEHFSSHKFEFPKKTDIVPLYTYLLELAYYNRLKINGLDL; translated from the coding sequence ATGGCATTTGGAAAATTCATTCAGGGACTGGCTGGTAACTTTAGCGAGCAAAACAAAGAAACTCTTATCAAAGAATATGGACAATATCTACTAGAAAATGAAGAAATTCAAAGTGGATATAAACTGATTCGTGACTCAATTATATTTACAAATATCCGTATTATCTTTACAGATAAACAAGGCGCTACTGGTCGTAAGATGTCCATTAAATCAATTTTTTTGATGAATATTGTTAACGTTGAAATGGAAACTGCAGGAGCAGGTATAGATGATAGTGAAATTACTATTACTTATTTAGAAAATATCTTTCTAAAAGCACATAATGAACATTTTAGTTCTCATAAATTTGAATTTCCTAAGAAAACGGATATCGTTCCACTTTATACATATTTACTAGAATTAGCCTACTACAATCGCTTAAAAATTAACGGCTTAGACCTATGA
- the cysK gene encoding cysteine synthase A → MSIYNNITELIGQTPIVKLNNIVPEGAADVYVKLEAFNPGSSVKDRIALSMIEKAEQEGILKPGSTIVEATSGNTGIGLSWVGAAKGYKVVIVMPETMSVERRKIIQAYGAELVLTPGSEGMKGAIAEAQEIAAERDGFLPLQFDNPANPEVHERTTGAEILAAFGKDGLDAFVAGVGTGGTISGVSHALKTANSSIQVFAVEADESAILSGEKPGPHKIQGISAGFIPDTLDTKAYDGIVRVTSDDALALGREIGGKEGFLVGISSAAAIYGAIEVAKKLGTGKKVLALAPDNGERYLSTALYEFEV, encoded by the coding sequence ATGTCTATTTATAACAACATTACTGAATTAATCGGACAAACACCGATTGTTAAACTCAACAACATTGTTCCAGAAGGTGCTGCGGACGTTTACGTAAAGCTTGAAGCATTCAACCCTGGTTCGTCTGTAAAAGACCGTATTGCTCTTAGCATGATTGAAAAAGCTGAACAAGAGGGGATTCTGAAACCTGGTTCTACTATTGTTGAAGCAACAAGTGGAAACACTGGTATTGGACTTTCATGGGTAGGTGCTGCTAAAGGATATAAAGTTGTCATCGTTATGCCTGAAACTATGAGTGTAGAACGACGTAAGATTATCCAAGCTTATGGCGCTGAACTCGTCCTAACTCCTGGTAGCGAAGGAATGAAAGGTGCTATTGCTGAGGCTCAAGAAATCGCTGCTGAACGTGATGGTTTCCTACCACTACAATTTGACAATCCAGCTAATCCAGAAGTACATGAAAGAACAACAGGAGCTGAGATACTGGCTGCTTTCGGTAAAGATGGATTAGATGCCTTTGTTGCTGGAGTTGGTACTGGTGGAACAATTTCTGGTGTTTCTCATGCACTCAAAACAGCAAATTCAAGTATTCAAGTTTTTGCAGTAGAAGCAGACGAATCTGCTATTCTGTCTGGTGAAAAACCTGGCCCTCACAAAATTCAAGGTATCTCAGCTGGATTTATTCCTGATACACTGGATACAAAGGCTTATGATGGTATCGTTCGTGTAACGTCAGACGATGCACTAGCACTCGGCCGTGAAATTGGTGGAAAAGAAGGATTCCTTGTAGGGATTTCTTCAGCTGCAGCTATCTACGGAGCCATCGAGGTTGCCAAGAAATTAGGTACAGGTAAAAAAGTTCTTGCTCTAGCACCAGATAACGGTGAACGTTATCTCTCTACAGCACTCTATGAATTTGAAGTGTAG